The following are from one region of the Terriglobia bacterium genome:
- a CDS encoding RidA family protein, with protein sequence MSGFTRDVVSTPNAPKAIGPYSQAIKANGFLFISGQIPIDPATGNLIEGGIEAQTEQVLKNLTAILQAAGSSWEKVVKTSVFLRSMAEFGQMNEVYGKTCKNAPPARSTVEVARLPKDVAVEIDVIALA encoded by the coding sequence ATGAGCGGCTTTACTCGAGACGTGGTTTCAACTCCCAATGCACCGAAAGCAATCGGACCATATTCGCAGGCAATCAAAGCCAATGGATTTCTTTTTATCTCCGGGCAGATTCCCATTGATCCGGCGACCGGAAACCTGATTGAAGGCGGGATTGAGGCGCAGACGGAGCAGGTGCTGAAAAACCTGACGGCAATTCTTCAGGCCGCGGGCAGCAGCTGGGAAAAAGTGGTGAAGACAAGCGTCTTTTTGAGGAGCATGGCAGAGTTTGGGCAGATGAATGAGGTATACGGAAAAACCTGCAAGAACGCGCCGCCGGCACGTTCCACGGTGGAAGTAGCACGCCTGCCGAAGGACGTCGCGGTGGAGATTGACGTGATTGCGCTGGCGTAA
- the rpmB gene encoding 50S ribosomal protein L28: MAQVCDICGKGPQFGNKISHAHNVSRRRWNVNLRPVRARVNGANKRVRVCTTCLKSGKVVKASVSKKTA, translated from the coding sequence ATGGCACAAGTTTGCGACATCTGCGGCAAAGGCCCGCAATTTGGAAACAAGATCAGCCACGCTCACAACGTGAGCCGCCGCCGCTGGAACGTAAACCTGCGTCCCGTGCGCGCCCGCGTCAACGGCGCCAACAAGCGCGTCCGCGTATGCACCACCTGCCTCAAGTCCGGCAAGGTCGTGAAAGCCTCAGTGAGCAAGAAAACGGCATAA
- a CDS encoding ATP-binding protein, with protein sequence MIVSFSVSNFRSFQSEETFSLVASNRLAGSHEDHAIPIPGSKERVLRTAVLYGANGAGKSNLFKALRYLRSAALKARERNSGTGREAFRFGGVDGELSSFDLQFIAGEKLFRFGLKLNDQRITEEWLLEIDGSREKTLYERITDEHGKVTIDAQGIKNAGEKLRALATVGGPQNQSFLATIYATLEAPDYGEELNAILEWFNSGLNLIAPTASFRTLGDLLARDSHFKEFADDFLRLSSTGVDHLKISKAEIAEDDLRTFLPADTFSSVLKSIAESDDDMAIVRLSEGNELLIERSEEKHFYLITIQAAHQDLAGKEITLELADESDGTRRLLNLMPALHHMKTSGAVYLIDEIDRSLHPILVVNFLQLFLKSCKGRLGQVIVTTHESNLLDLELLRRDEIWFAEKDSGAATRLYSLADFKVRKDLEIRKHYLQGRFGAVPFMGDINRLLLEKGNANEPCTA encoded by the coding sequence ATGATCGTTTCGTTCTCTGTGTCTAACTTTCGTTCTTTTCAGTCGGAAGAGACATTTTCTCTCGTAGCGAGTAATCGATTGGCGGGGAGTCACGAAGATCATGCAATTCCAATTCCAGGCTCTAAAGAGCGTGTTCTACGTACAGCTGTCCTTTATGGGGCTAATGGAGCTGGTAAATCGAACCTTTTCAAGGCGCTTCGCTATCTAAGGTCGGCGGCTCTTAAGGCTAGGGAGAGGAACAGTGGAACCGGAAGAGAGGCGTTCCGCTTTGGAGGTGTAGATGGGGAGCTTTCTAGTTTTGATTTGCAGTTCATTGCGGGAGAAAAGCTGTTCCGTTTCGGCCTGAAATTAAACGACCAAAGAATTACAGAAGAATGGTTATTAGAGATCGATGGCAGCCGGGAAAAAACTCTGTATGAGAGGATAACTGACGAGCATGGAAAAGTGACAATCGATGCTCAGGGCATCAAGAACGCCGGCGAAAAATTGCGCGCCCTAGCCACAGTGGGTGGCCCCCAGAATCAGTCATTCTTAGCCACGATTTACGCCACGCTCGAAGCCCCCGACTATGGCGAAGAGCTAAATGCGATCTTGGAATGGTTTAATTCTGGCTTGAATCTGATAGCCCCTACTGCTTCATTTCGTACGCTAGGGGATCTCCTCGCACGCGATTCGCATTTTAAAGAATTCGCCGACGATTTTTTGCGATTGTCTTCTACGGGAGTCGATCACCTGAAAATTTCGAAAGCGGAAATCGCAGAAGATGATCTTAGAACTTTTCTACCCGCCGATACCTTTTCCAGTGTGTTAAAAAGCATTGCTGAAAGTGATGATGACATGGCCATTGTCCGCTTAAGTGAAGGGAACGAACTCCTAATCGAGCGGTCGGAAGAGAAGCATTTCTACTTGATCACAATCCAAGCAGCGCATCAGGATCTTGCGGGCAAGGAGATAACATTGGAGCTTGCAGATGAGTCGGATGGTACTCGGCGTCTCCTCAACCTTATGCCCGCTTTGCACCATATGAAAACCAGCGGTGCAGTATACCTAATCGACGAAATTGATCGCAGCTTGCATCCGATATTGGTCGTGAATTTTCTACAGCTATTTTTAAAATCCTGTAAAGGTAGATTGGGTCAAGTTATTGTTACCACTCACGAGTCAAATCTATTGGATTTAGAACTGCTTCGCCGGGATGAGATTTGGTTTGCCGAGAAAGATTCAGGAGCCGCTACACGGCTGTATTCGTTGGCGGATTTTAAAGTTCGTAAGGATCTGGAGATTCGCAAGCATTACTTGCAAGGAAGGTTTGGCGCAGTACCTTTCATGGGGGATATCAACCGTTTGCTGCTTGAAAAGGGTAACGCGAATGAGCCTTGTACAGCGTAA
- a CDS encoding acyltransferase, with protein MRAIAVLWVMLWHMHFALRPGIWSGPGNYGWMGVDLFFVLSGYLIGSQLLRPYTRGARPSIGGFYMRRAFRVLPAYLTVLLFYFAIPAFREAPGLSPAWQFLTFTENFRIDYLNDRAFSHVWSLCVEEHFYLVLPLLILLLMRRPSFGKTVAVILGILCFGIAIRAYIYLHQVQVFPRDDDAFALAYVEKIYYPTHTRLDGLLVGVTLATIKTFRPSWWQRAMSHGYLLLVSGLALCAWAMWLFRDRLSFSASVIGFPLLAAGLGLLIASSLAPSSPLSKVRGFGLIAALAYSAYLTHKEIIHLVRIHLPRLVESRGWFALFIYFAFSFMAAFALYMAIERPFLRLRERISRRVTTPVEKVMTAG; from the coding sequence ATGCGCGCCATTGCCGTCCTGTGGGTCATGCTCTGGCACATGCACTTTGCGCTGCGTCCCGGCATTTGGAGCGGCCCCGGAAATTACGGCTGGATGGGCGTTGATCTCTTCTTTGTCCTCAGCGGATACCTGATCGGATCACAATTGCTGCGACCATACACGCGTGGCGCCCGCCCTTCGATTGGCGGCTTTTATATGCGGCGCGCCTTCCGCGTCCTGCCCGCGTATCTAACGGTGCTGCTTTTCTACTTCGCTATTCCCGCCTTTCGAGAAGCTCCGGGGCTGTCTCCGGCATGGCAGTTTCTTACCTTCACGGAAAATTTCCGCATCGACTATCTGAATGACCGGGCCTTTTCCCACGTCTGGTCTCTGTGCGTGGAAGAGCATTTCTATCTCGTGCTGCCTCTATTGATCTTGTTGCTGATGCGCCGTCCCAGCTTCGGCAAAACCGTGGCCGTGATCCTCGGAATACTCTGCTTCGGCATCGCCATCCGGGCGTACATCTATCTCCATCAGGTGCAAGTGTTCCCCAGAGATGATGATGCCTTCGCCTTGGCCTATGTCGAAAAAATCTATTACCCTACGCACACCCGGCTCGATGGTCTTCTGGTCGGCGTGACCCTTGCGACGATCAAGACTTTTCGTCCCTCGTGGTGGCAGCGTGCCATGTCCCACGGCTACCTATTGCTGGTAAGTGGACTCGCGCTCTGCGCCTGGGCCATGTGGCTTTTCCGCGACCGTCTTTCGTTTTCAGCTTCCGTCATTGGTTTCCCTTTGCTGGCTGCTGGCCTTGGCCTGCTGATTGCATCCAGCCTGGCTCCATCCAGCCCGCTATCCAAAGTCCGGGGATTTGGCTTGATCGCGGCCTTGGCTTACAGCGCCTATCTCACCCACAAAGAGATCATCCACCTGGTTCGCATACACCTGCCACGGCTGGTCGAATCCCGCGGCTGGTTCGCCTTGTTCATTTACTTTGCCTTTAGCTTCATGGCTGCTTTCGCGCTGTATATGGCCATTGAACGGCCGTTCCTGCGCCTGCGGGAAAGGATTTCAAGGCGAGTCACCACTCCAGTGGAAAAGGTGATGACAGCCGGATAA
- the gltX gene encoding glutamate--tRNA ligase has translation MSSNDKVRVRFAPSPTGHIHLGNVRTALFNWLFARKHGGTFILRIEDTDLERSEARYETQLIEDLKWLGLDWDEGPDIGGPYPPYRQSDKMDVYRDYAERLIKERKAYYCFCTAEELERDRQQAMAEQRQPNYSGKCRNIDPAEAERRRAAGEPAAIRLQIPERPIRFHDIVRGDLEFSNEVVSDPIIVRSSGMPTYNYVVVIDDADMKITHVIRGDDHISNTPKQVAVYEALGLPVPEFAHLSTILGPDRERLSKRHGATSVASFRDMGVLPEALMNYLALLGWAPSGGDREIFSKDELIKEFDLDRVNAAPAVFDFTKLYWINRHYIKQSPPERIHQMGTEALQRAGLLPSSVNGNVKGWTNGLIDLLAPYVDQLDQLPEKAKIIFNHDAAAALALPENAEVFASDKAKAVVQAFAKRATNESPLTPERFKAIMDEIKAETGAKGKDLFHPVRIMLIGSHSGPDFNKLIPVIEDGSRLELPVHVKSVRERIIEFTAAQKN, from the coding sequence ATGTCATCGAACGATAAAGTTCGCGTCCGCTTTGCGCCGTCGCCCACGGGACACATCCACCTTGGCAATGTGCGGACAGCGCTGTTTAACTGGTTGTTTGCCCGCAAGCATGGCGGAACGTTCATCCTCAGGATTGAAGACACTGACCTGGAGCGCAGTGAGGCGCGATACGAAACCCAGCTCATCGAAGACCTGAAGTGGCTGGGCCTTGATTGGGACGAAGGGCCGGACATCGGCGGCCCGTATCCGCCTTACCGGCAATCGGACAAGATGGACGTGTATCGCGACTATGCTGAGCGGCTCATCAAGGAGCGGAAGGCGTATTACTGCTTCTGTACCGCCGAGGAACTGGAGCGCGATCGCCAGCAGGCCATGGCGGAACAGCGCCAGCCAAACTATTCCGGCAAGTGCAGGAACATTGATCCAGCGGAGGCGGAGCGGCGCCGGGCAGCGGGCGAGCCAGCGGCAATACGCTTGCAGATTCCTGAGCGTCCCATCCGCTTCCATGACATTGTGCGCGGCGACCTTGAATTTTCAAATGAAGTAGTGAGCGATCCCATCATCGTCCGCTCCAGCGGCATGCCGACCTATAACTACGTGGTGGTGATCGATGACGCCGATATGAAGATCACACACGTCATCCGGGGCGACGACCACATTTCCAACACGCCGAAACAGGTTGCCGTGTATGAGGCGCTGGGGCTGCCGGTGCCCGAGTTTGCGCATCTCTCGACTATCCTGGGGCCCGATCGCGAGCGGTTGTCGAAGCGGCACGGAGCCACGTCAGTGGCCAGCTTCCGCGATATGGGCGTGCTGCCCGAGGCCCTGATGAATTACCTGGCGCTGCTGGGCTGGGCCCCGAGCGGCGGCGATCGCGAGATCTTTTCCAAGGACGAGTTGATCAAAGAATTCGACCTGGACCGCGTGAATGCGGCGCCTGCGGTTTTCGACTTCACCAAGCTCTACTGGATCAATCGGCATTACATCAAGCAAAGCCCGCCCGAGCGCATTCATCAAATGGGCACGGAGGCTTTGCAGCGCGCAGGGCTGCTGCCGTCCAGCGTGAATGGCAACGTCAAAGGTTGGACGAATGGGCTGATTGATTTGCTGGCACCTTATGTTGATCAGCTTGATCAGTTGCCGGAGAAAGCAAAGATCATCTTCAACCATGACGCTGCCGCGGCGCTGGCCCTGCCGGAGAATGCAGAGGTGTTTGCCAGCGACAAAGCAAAGGCCGTAGTGCAGGCGTTTGCGAAGCGCGCAACGAATGAGTCGCCGCTGACGCCGGAGCGCTTTAAGGCAATCATGGATGAGATCAAGGCAGAGACGGGCGCAAAGGGAAAAGATTTATTTCATCCGGTGAGGATCATGCTGATTGGATCGCATTCCGGACCGGACTTCAACAAGCTTATTCCAGTCATCGAAGATGGAAGCAGGCTGGAATTGCCGGTGCACGTGAAGAGCGTGCGCGAACGGATAATAGAGTTTACAGCGGCACAAAAGAATTGA
- a CDS encoding RloB family protein, with translation MSLVQRKPRPLARDRDSLRDDRLFIVACDDTYAPRQYFEFYRVPRVQVHVVPTIDGTSVAEHVLTRLLGFEHEDDDELWMVIDIDHCAQGNHIKSFLAAITQARKSGVNIAVSKPCFELWLLLHHVEEAAVRGLSTAADVEAALRSQLGQYNKANLRQKDFPLVSVAAACMRARRLDQTVAGGEVPAENTSRVYQLWEAIAAKALPLQLPDELKGLCR, from the coding sequence ATGAGCCTTGTACAGCGTAAGCCGAGACCACTAGCTAGAGACCGCGACAGCCTTCGGGACGACAGGCTCTTTATTGTGGCCTGCGATGATACATATGCGCCAAGGCAATACTTCGAGTTTTACAGAGTTCCGAGAGTGCAGGTTCACGTGGTTCCGACCATTGATGGTACCTCCGTCGCGGAGCACGTATTAACACGTTTGCTGGGATTTGAACACGAAGATGACGACGAACTATGGATGGTTATCGATATCGACCACTGTGCACAAGGAAATCACATAAAAAGCTTTCTCGCAGCGATTACTCAGGCCCGTAAGAGTGGGGTGAATATTGCCGTAAGCAAACCATGCTTCGAGCTGTGGTTGCTACTGCACCACGTCGAAGAGGCGGCGGTCCGCGGTCTTTCAACTGCAGCAGATGTCGAGGCGGCGCTACGTTCTCAGCTGGGGCAATACAATAAGGCGAATCTGAGGCAGAAGGATTTTCCACTCGTATCAGTCGCAGCGGCTTGTATGCGAGCAAGAAGGCTTGATCAAACGGTTGCAGGTGGAGAGGTTCCCGCTGAAAACACCAGTAGGGTGTATCAGTTGTGGGAAGCAATTGCAGCGAAAGCGCTCCCGCTGCAGCTTCCTGATGAACTGAAAGGCCTGTGCAGGTAG
- a CDS encoding bifunctional (p)ppGpp synthetase/guanosine-3',5'-bis(diphosphate) 3'-pyrophosphohydrolase: MATNPQPASQKELKLLNGKFQQLLAKVAENRPSDDLEIIRKAYDFSLKHHQGQTRASGEPYLIHPLEVSLVLADMKLDSTAISAGLLHDAIEDTPVTHEDIRREFGDQVVHIVEGVTKIDKINLASREERQAENVRKMVLAMVDDIRVVLIKLADRLHNMRTLKHLPEERRQQVAKETLEIYAPLAHRLGMGKVRGELEDLSFRYVDPIGYDQVRTAVEKRRKAGEAFLAKLVKILQQKLTENGVDAKVESRIKRLYSIHQKLLRQRITVDQVYDLLAVRIITKSVKDCYTVLGAIHQMWRPVPGRIKDFIAMPRPNLYQSLHTTVITEDGHQFEVQIRTEEMHKMAEEGIAAHWKYKDGSPVSAKDEQRLAWLRQVVEWQQDVKDPNEFLSTLKVDLYPEEVYCFTPMGKVVILPRDASAIDFAYAIHTEVGHSCVGAKVNGRIVPLRNKLRNGDVVEIMTQPGHNPSRDWLGFAKSTRARNKIRHWLNIHQRERAIEIGKKLLEKQARKYRLALKDFNEKTMDAIAKEYGLGGGQDLLAGIGYGKYSARQVLAKLSPEISEQTPAAEEAPKAGSTLGTVIRRVFGQSADTGAIKVKGYNDLLVYRARCCNPIRGEAIVGYVTRGKGVAVHAVSCPNVNNLMYEADRRIAVEWAKPLKIDKTDGRGTYPVKLTVFCDDRPAMLKQLTAVISDDNTNIRNIEARTADSQATIDIVIDIEDVKHLERVIGGLRKIPGIHDVQRLNKV, from the coding sequence ATGGCGACAAACCCGCAGCCCGCTTCGCAAAAAGAGCTGAAGCTGCTGAATGGTAAGTTCCAGCAACTGCTGGCCAAGGTCGCCGAAAACCGCCCTTCTGACGATCTGGAAATCATCCGCAAGGCCTACGATTTTTCTCTCAAACATCATCAGGGACAGACGCGCGCTTCCGGCGAGCCATACCTGATTCATCCGCTGGAAGTGTCATTGGTGCTGGCGGACATGAAGCTGGATTCCACGGCCATCTCCGCCGGGCTGCTGCATGACGCAATTGAAGACACGCCGGTAACGCATGAAGACATACGCCGCGAGTTTGGCGATCAGGTAGTCCACATTGTTGAAGGCGTTACCAAGATCGACAAAATTAATCTGGCCAGTCGCGAAGAGCGCCAGGCAGAGAACGTGCGCAAGATGGTACTGGCCATGGTGGATGACATCCGCGTGGTGCTGATCAAGCTGGCCGACCGCCTGCACAATATGCGCACGCTCAAGCACCTGCCGGAAGAGCGCAGGCAGCAGGTGGCGAAAGAAACGCTGGAAATTTATGCGCCGCTGGCGCATCGGCTGGGCATGGGCAAGGTGCGCGGCGAGCTGGAAGATCTTTCATTCCGTTATGTTGATCCCATCGGCTATGACCAGGTGCGGACAGCGGTGGAGAAGCGCCGCAAAGCCGGTGAAGCGTTTCTGGCCAAACTGGTAAAAATACTGCAACAGAAGCTTACGGAAAATGGCGTTGACGCCAAGGTGGAAAGCCGGATCAAGCGGCTTTACAGCATTCACCAGAAACTATTGCGGCAGCGCATTACCGTCGATCAGGTTTATGACTTGCTGGCTGTCCGCATCATCACCAAGTCAGTCAAGGATTGTTACACCGTGCTGGGCGCGATCCATCAAATGTGGCGTCCGGTGCCGGGACGGATTAAAGATTTCATCGCCATGCCGCGGCCGAATCTTTATCAGTCACTCCACACGACGGTGATCACCGAAGATGGCCACCAGTTTGAAGTGCAGATCCGCACGGAAGAGATGCACAAGATGGCGGAAGAAGGCATCGCGGCGCACTGGAAGTACAAAGACGGCAGCCCGGTAAGCGCCAAAGATGAGCAGCGGCTCGCATGGCTGCGGCAGGTCGTGGAGTGGCAGCAGGACGTTAAAGACCCCAACGAATTTCTTTCCACGCTGAAGGTCGATCTCTACCCGGAAGAGGTTTACTGCTTCACGCCCATGGGCAAGGTGGTGATTTTACCGCGCGATGCCAGCGCAATTGATTTTGCCTATGCCATTCACACTGAGGTGGGACACTCATGCGTCGGCGCCAAGGTGAACGGGCGCATTGTGCCGCTGCGGAACAAGCTGCGCAATGGCGACGTGGTGGAGATCATGACGCAGCCGGGACACAATCCCAGCCGCGACTGGCTGGGCTTTGCCAAGTCCACGCGCGCGCGCAATAAGATACGGCACTGGCTGAACATTCATCAGCGTGAGCGGGCCATTGAGATCGGGAAAAAGCTTTTGGAAAAGCAGGCGCGCAAATATCGGCTGGCGCTGAAAGATTTTAACGAGAAGACAATGGACGCCATCGCCAAGGAATACGGCCTGGGCGGCGGACAGGACCTGCTGGCGGGAATCGGCTACGGAAAATATTCCGCACGGCAGGTGCTGGCCAAGCTATCACCGGAAATTTCCGAGCAGACGCCTGCCGCGGAAGAAGCGCCGAAGGCCGGCAGCACGCTGGGCACTGTGATCCGTCGTGTGTTTGGACAGAGCGCGGACACGGGCGCGATCAAGGTAAAAGGCTATAACGATCTGCTGGTGTATCGCGCGCGATGCTGCAATCCGATTCGCGGTGAAGCGATTGTGGGCTACGTGACACGGGGCAAAGGCGTAGCCGTGCACGCGGTGAGCTGCCCGAACGTGAACAACCTGATGTATGAAGCGGATCGCCGCATTGCTGTGGAATGGGCCAAGCCGCTTAAGATCGACAAGACAGATGGTCGCGGAACGTATCCGGTGAAGCTGACGGTTTTCTGCGACGACCGTCCGGCGATGCTGAAGCAGCTCACCGCCGTGATCTCTGACGACAATACCAACATCCGCAACATTGAGGCGCGCACCGCCGACAGCCAGGCAACGATCGATATTGTGATTGATATTGAAGACGTGAAGCACCTGGAGCGCGTGATCGGCGGGTTGAGGAAGATCCCGGGGATACACGATGTGCAGAGATTGAATAAGGTGTGA